The Rahnella aquatilis CIP 78.65 = ATCC 33071 genomic sequence GCAACCTGAGTTCGATGGTTCCACTTACGGTGCTGACCAGTTCCTTTATCAGCGTACCAATGGCGTGGCAACTTATCGTAACGATAACTTCTTTGGTCTGGTCGATGGTCTGCACTTTGCCCTGCAATATCAGGGTAAAAACGACAGCGGCGGCGGTGAACCGGGTACCCGTGATGTGTTGACACAAAACGGCGACGGTTACGGTATGTCTCTGAGCTATGATATTGGTGCGGGCGTCAGCGTGGCGGGTGCATTCTTTAACTCTGACCGTACTGACGAGCAGAACTCCGCACCCGGTATCATGGGCGACGGTAAAAAAGCTGAAGGCTACACCGGTGGTCTGAAATATGACGCCAATAACGTCTATCTGGCTGCGATGTTCACCCAGGCTTACAATGCTTCCCGCTTCGGTTCTACCGATTCAGAAGCTTACGGTTATGCTAACGAATCCCAGGCATTTGAAGCTTACGCAAGCTATCAGTTTGATTTCGGTCTGCGTCCGTTCGTGGCTTATAACCAAACCCGCGGTAAAGATTTAGGTTCAGACCGTCTGGGGAATAACTATCAGGATCAGGATCTGGTTAAATTTGTTGACCTGGGTGCGACTTACTACTTCAACAAAAACATGTCAGCCTACGTTGACTATAAAATTAACCTGATCGACAGCAGCACCTTCACCGACAACGCCGGTATCAATACCGATGATGTCACTGCGGTAGGTCTGGTGTATCAGTTCTAAGCGTGCCTTTCTCAGACACAGAACAGCGCTTAGTTTTTAGTGGTAAAGAACAGCAGTAAAGCACAAGAACGCGGCCTGTGATGGCCGCGTTTTTTGTGGGTTTCTGACCGCTTCAGGCTGATTTCTGGTGGATCAGATGCAGCGGGGGAGATACATCAAGTTTGATGTCCGGGTTCTGACGGAATTCATGCGGCGTTATGTTGAAACGCTTGCGGAACATGTAAGTGAAATGCGATTGCGAACCGAAACCGAAATCCATCGCGATATCAAAAATCGGGGTTTCACTGCTGCTCAGCTGATAAACAGCACTCGCCAGACGGCGTTCCCTGATGTACTTCCCCAGAGAAATGCCTGTCGATTCTTTGAACAGTTTTTGCATGTGCCAGAGCGAATAGCCTGAATACTCAGCCAGTTCTTCAAGATGGATCACACGACCAAGATGGCCTTCAATCCATTTGCTGAGTGCGCAGACGATAGCGATATGAATGTCTTGAGCCATAACCAGTCTGTATTAAGGTTGAATACCGCTATTATACACGAGTTCGTCAGGTTGGCGTGGCAGGTGTTGCTCAGAGAGGTTCAGGGATTGACCAGACAATAATGGCCCGGTGGGCAGGACTGTCGTGACAGCCTGACGGGCCATGTTTTAACGCAACAGGATCCAGTGGATTAACCGGGCGATGCCATCGTCCACCATAACCATCCCGACGAGAATAAGAACGATTAAAATCGCGAAGTTCTTACCGGTTGGCAAAATGATGTCTCCTTTTATCCCTTTTCAGGAAACGGAACTCAATTACCACGGGCCGCTGCCCTGCATATTCAGTGCAATCACACCCAGACAAACCGCGACAAATATCAAAAATACGATAAGAAGCCGTTTCATGCTTTTTCTTACAGAGCGTGCGCTCTTCCTCCACCGTGTCAGCCAGAAATTTCATCAGCCAATAAACACTGCGAACGTTAACCGCTTATTTCTGCAAGATCCAGTCTGTCAGAAGTTTTTAATGATTTTGCTTGTCTTGGGTTAACCATCCGTGGCCGGGCGACGCACCAGATCGGTTTTTTGACCCCCATTAATCACGGTGGTTGGTGGCGTTTCCGGCACCAGCGCATCCGGCGCAATGTTCATATGGTTGAGGATTTCGCCCATAATCTGTCCGAAAATCGGGCCGGCAACTGAACCCCCAAAGTGCTTACCCGCTTGCGGATTATTGACCATCACCACCAGTGCGACACGCGGATTACTGGCTGGCGCAACACCGGCGGTGTAGTTGATGTAACCGCCGTCATATTTGCCACTGGCCCCCATTTTTTCCGCTGTACCGGTTTTAATCGCCAGACGGTATCCCGGCACCGCCGCGCTGAGGCCGGAGCCGCCGGGCAGGGCGTCACTTTCCATCATATGAATCACGGTTCTGACCACGTCAGCCGACATCACACGGGTGCCGAGCACCGGCGGTGTCACTTTGGTTATCGACAGCGGGCGGTAAATACCTTCCGCGCCGATCGTGGCGTATTCGCGGGCGATTTGCAGTGGCGTGACGCGCAGGCCATAGCCGAAGGAGAAGGTCGCACGTTCGATATCGGCCCAGCGGTCACGGTGTGCCGGGAAATAACCACTGCTTTCGCCACCGATACCCAGATCTGTCGGTTTGCCCAAACCAAAGGATTGATAAAGCTGAACCAGTACGCTGGCAGGCATCGCCAGCGCAATATGCGAAACCGCAATGTCGCTGGATTTTTGCAAGATACCGGTAATGGTCAGCGCCGGCCAGTGGCCCACGTCGCGGATCAGGTGGCCGTTAACGGTGTACGGATGGGTATCGAGAACCGAATCCGGGCGGATCATATGTCGGTTCAGACCTG encodes the following:
- the ompC gene encoding porin OmpC, translating into MKIRVLSLMIPALVVAGSASAAEVYNKDGNKLDLYGLVDGLHYFSNDKGSDGDQSYIRLGFKGETQITDQLTGYGQWEYQVQANQAESSDDGDRAFTRYGFAGLKFGDMGSFDYGRNNGVMYDVAAWTDLQPEFDGSTYGADQFLYQRTNGVATYRNDNFFGLVDGLHFALQYQGKNDSGGGEPGTRDVLTQNGDGYGMSLSYDIGAGVSVAGAFFNSDRTDEQNSAPGIMGDGKKAEGYTGGLKYDANNVYLAAMFTQAYNASRFGSTDSEAYGYANESQAFEAYASYQFDFGLRPFVAYNQTRGKDLGSDRLGNNYQDQDLVKFVDLGATYYFNKNMSAYVDYKINLIDSSTFTDNAGINTDDVTAVGLVYQF
- a CDS encoding helix-turn-helix domain-containing protein is translated as MAQDIHIAIVCALSKWIEGHLGRVIHLEELAEYSGYSLWHMQKLFKESTGISLGKYIRERRLASAVYQLSSSETPIFDIAMDFGFGSQSHFTYMFRKRFNITPHEFRQNPDIKLDVSPPLHLIHQKSA